The sequence GCTTTTGTTCGTCTCGCCGCGCTTGGCCGAGAGGGCCGCTCCTGCAGCTTTCTGCTGGGCTTTCGATTTTGCCGGCATGTTCATTTCCTTTCTTGTGGCTGTGTGGAGGAGGGGCGCCTAGCGCCTTAGCCGCCCACGATTATCCCGCCATTCGGATGCAGCACCTGTCCCGACATGTAGCTGGAATCCTGGCAGGCCAGGAACAGGAAGGCGGGCGCAACTTCATTAGGCTGGCCGGGCCGTCCCATCGGCGTGCCCTCGCCAAAATCGTCCATCGCTTCGGGCGGTTGCCCGCCATAGGGATTGAGCGGCGTCCAGATCGGGCCGGGCGCTACGGCATTCACGCGGATACCGTCTTCGATCAGGTTTTCGGATAACGACCGCGTGAAAGCGGTGATCGCGCCCTTCGTGGCCGAATAATCGAGTAGATTGTCCGAACCCTTATACATCGTCACGCTCGTGGAATTGATGATCGCGCTGCCTTTTCCCAGATGCGGCCGGGCCGCCTGAACCAGGAAGAACATCGAATAGATGTTGGTCTGGAATGTTCTACGCAGCTGTTCTTCGGTGATGTTTTCGATGCTGTCGTCGGGATGTTGCTCACCGGCATTATTGACCAGCACGTCCAGCCTGCCGAATGTATCGATCGTTTGCGCGACGACCTTGTCTGCAAAGTCCTTGCGGCCAAGATCGCCTTGCATGCAGATGGCCTTGCGCCCCTCGCTTTCGACAATCGACCGGGTTTTCTGGGCGTCTCGTGTTTCCTCGTCCGCGAAATACACGATAACGATATCGGCGCCTTCGCGCGCAAACAGCACGGCGACTGCTCGGCCAATCCCGCTATCTGCCCCGGTAACGATGGCTACCTTGCCGGCCAGCCGGTCCGACCCGCGATAACGCGGTTCCCATTCGGGCTTGTCTTCCATTTCAGCCTCTGCACCGGGCATCCGGGGCTCTTCATCCAGTTCGGGTTCAAATGTCCGAGTATCGTTCACGATCAACTCCTTTCGTCACCATATTCAACTGAAAAGACGAGGAAATGGTTTCGTGGAAGCGCGCAAAACCGCAATGGATCGTGCCATATCTGCGATTACCGGCAAGCGCATCGCTCAATCAGTCCGGCTGGTCGTGCAGTCTTGCGGATCGTGCAATTGGAATATTCTGGCAAACTGGTGTATCCCTGTTATTCACCCGCTTCGAGGTAGCTCCTCGTTCAACACGGGATGTTCTTCAGGGTCGCGAATGGATGGCCGCCTTCAGATGGCGCTGTCCCACTGCGATTACTGGGGACTGGGGCGATGCATGAGGGGGTTTCTTCACTAATCCTGGGGCTGTTCGGGCTGCTTATGATAGCTGTCCTGATGCTGCCCGTGGCGCGGCGGGTGGGGATACCCTACACCGTGTTCCTCTCGATTATCGGGATTGGGCTGGGCCTCTCTCTTGGCTTTGCGCAAGCCTACGATCTGGGCATTGCCAGCGATTTTCTGGCGGCTGCGGGCTCATTCGGGCTGACGTCGGAAATCGTGTTCTTCATCTTCCTGCCGGCGCTGGTTTTCGAAAGTGCGCTGGCGATCGATATTAGGCGGCTGATCGCGGATATCCGGCCGATCCTGATCCTCGCCATTTTGGGCCTGCTGATTTCCACCTTCCTTGTGGGTGGAGCGATCTGGTCGGTGGCGGGAATGCCGTTTGTGGTGTGCCTGCTATTGGGCGCGATCCTGTCGGCGACCGACCCGGTTGCGGTCGTGGCGATCTTCAAGGATCTGGGCGCGCCCAAGCGACTGGCAGTGCTGGTCGAAGGTGAGAGCCTGTTTAACGATGCCACTGCCATCGTGCTGTTCAACATTCTCGCCGCTATGATCCTGACCGGTGCCGACGCCTCGATCGGCGATGGGGCGCTATCCTTCTTGACAGTGTTCATCGGCGGAAGCCTGGTCGGGCTGGTGCTGTCCTGGATTTACATCAAGGCGATCGAGAAAGTGCGAAACATGGCACTGGTCGAGGTGACGCTGACGATTTCTCTGGCCTATCTCTCCTTCCTGATTGCCGAGCATTATCTGCACGTATCGGGCGTGATGGCGACGGTGACATCGGCGCTGGTCGTCGGCTCCAAGGGGCGCACATCGATATCCAGCGACGGGTGGCATCTGCTCGAAGAAACCTGGGAGACTCTGGGTTTCTGGGCAAATTCGCTGATCTTCATCCTTGTCGGATTAGCGGTCCCGGTTATCCTTGCGTCGATCTCGGCCGATTACTGGCTGGTGCTGGCGGTCGCCCTGGTGGCGGCGTTTCTCGCCAGGGGCTTGCTGACCCACGGCCTGATCCCGCTGATCGCGTTCCTGCGGCTCGGCATACCGGTTTCGAACGGATTTCGCACGGTGATGTGGTGGGGCGGTTTGCGCGGTGCGGTTTCGCTGGCGCTGGCTCTCGCAGTGTATGAAAATTCTGAATTCCCCATAGAGATCAGGCAATTCATCGTCACGCTGGTATGCGGGTTCGTTCTCTTCACCCTGTTCGTCAATGCGCCGACGGTGGGTATGGTGATGAAATTCTTCCGGCTCGACCAGCTTTCGCCATCGGACAAGGTTGTGCGCAACAGGGCGATCCAGACCTCTATCGACACCATCGCGGCCGATTTGCCTAAGCTGGCAGCCCGGCAGGGCATCACCCCGGGAACTGCGCAGATGGTCGCGGACGATTACGATACCAAAGCGCGTGCTTCGGCATCATCGGAAGACCATTTGAACGATGAGGACTGGCTGAAAATCGGCCTGCTATCGCTGATCGGGCAGGAACGGCAGGAATATCTCGATCAATATGCCGCCGGACATATCAGTTCGTCCGTTGCGCAGGTGCTGCTGGGCGGAGTGGACGATATCCGGGACCAAACCAAGGCGAACGGGCTGGCGGGTTGGGAAAAATCGACAGTTCAGGCGCTCGATTTCGATTGGCAATTCCGCCTCGCAATGGCTCTGCACAGACGGCTGCAGATAACCAGGCCACTCGCGCGCCAGCTGGCCAATCGGCTGGAGAAGCTGCGCACCATGAGCCTGGTCACGCTGGAACTGGTGGATCATGGGCTGGCCCAGATCGAGCAGATCGTCCCGGCCGACATGCTGCCCCGGCTGGCACGGATACTGAAGCAGCGCGCGGAGCTTATCGGACAGGCGCAAAGCGCGCTGCGCGAGCAATATCCCGACTATGCCAACCAGCTCGATCAGCGCTATCTGGAACGCTGCGCCATCCGGCAGGAGCGGGAAAGTTACAACCGCTTGCACAAGGGGTCGGTTATCGGCGGAGAGCTGCATCTCAGCCTGAGCGGCCAGCTCGATGCGCGCTATGCCGAACTGAGCAAGCAGCCGGCGCTGGATATCGGGCTGAGCCCCAGCGAGCTGGTCGCGAAGGTTCCGCTGTTCCGGTCGCTGCCCCAGCAACAGCAGATCGCGATTGCCCATTTGCTGCGATCTCGTCTGGCGGTTCCCGGGGAGCAGATTATTCGCAAAGGCGAGGAGGGGGCGGGCATGTTCTTCGTATCGTCCGGCGCGCTGCGGGTCGATCTGGGGCAGAACTCCGTTGTCGTCGGCAGCGGTGCGTTTCTGGGTGAAATGGCGCTGGTGAGCGGGGAAAAGCGCGTTGCCGATGTTTTCTCGCTCGGCTTCAGCGAACTGCTGGAGCTAAGCCGGGCCGAATTCCGCGCGATGATGGAACTGAACCCGGATATAAGCGCCGCGATCGAGGCGGTCGCGCAGGAGCGGCAAGCGATCTTGTCAGAAGAAACATGATCGGCTTATCGACTAAGAAAACGCGGGCCAGGCAGGCCGGCGATGCGCGATCTGGGCAGCGCTCGCCGAGCGAAAGAGGCGGTTCGGCTAACGCATGGGCCGCCTATGCGATTGGACGTTCGCCCACGATGCTGAGGCCGTAGCCTTCCAGTGCGACCATCGAGTGTTTCGTATTCGTCAGTAGCACCATGTCGCGCACTCCCAGATCGGCCAAAATCTGTGCGCCGCCACCGTAATTGCGCTGTTCCGGTGGATCATCGCCGGATTGCGCGGGCGAGGGCGGGTTGGGCGCGGTCAAGGCGTTGCTGACGTAATTCCGGTCGGCCCGGTTGATCAGCACCACAACGCCGGAGCCCTCTTCGCCGATGATATCCATCGACTTCTCCAGCATCCCGCCGCGCTCGCTCTGCTCGGCAAAAATATCCGGCAGCAGCGCCAGCGAATGCATCCGCACCAGTGTTGGCTTGTCGGGATCCACCGTGCCCTTGACCATTGCCAGCGTTTCTTCGCCGGTGGCCTTGTTGAAGAACGCCACGGCCTTCCACATTCCGCCGTGACGGCTCTCGAAATTGCGCTCCGCCCGGCGCTCGATCAGATGATCGTGTTCGCGGCGATAGGCGATCAGGTCGCGGATCGTGCCCATCTTGAGATCGTGACGGCGGGCAAAGGCGATCAGATCGTCCATTCGTGCCATGGTCCCGTCTTCATTCATGATTTCGCAGATCACGCCCGACGGGTTCAGGCCTGCAAGCCGCGAGATATCCACCGCCGCTTCGGTATGGCCGGCGCGAACCAGCACGCCGCCATCGCGCGCCATCAACGGGAAAACATGGCCCGGCGTGACGATATCGTCGGCCGATTTCGTTCCGTCTATGGCTACCGATACGGTCCGCGCCCGGTCGGCGGCGCTGATGCCGGTGGTCACACCTTCGCGGGCTTCGATGCTGGTGGTGAAAGCGGTCTCATGCGCGGTGCGATTATTCGCGCTCATCATGCCGATGCCGAGTTGCTGCACGCGCTGCTTGGTCAGCGACAGGCAAATCAGGCCGCGCCCGTGCTTCGCCATGAAATTGATCGCCGCCGGGGTGGCCATTTGGGCGGGGATAACAAGATCGCCTTCATTCTCGCGATCTTCATCGTCCACCAGCACGAACATCCGTCCGTTGCGCGCTTCTTCGATAATTTCCTCCGGGCCGACCATCACGGGAGTATCGTCATTCTCGGCAAGAAAGCCTTCCAGCTTACCCAAGGTCTCTATCGTGGGATTCCACCCGTCATTCAGACACTCGCGCAAGGAATTGGGGTGCAGCCCGGCTGCCCGGGCGAGCGCGGTGCGAGAGATAGTGCCATCTTCGACGATGGCACGGACACGGGAGATAGTTTCGTTTTGCATGAATGCGCCGTAGCACATTCATCGGCTAACTCAACATTACAATGTGATTACTTGATGGCAATGTGCTCAGTTGATCGTGGCGGTAAAAGTCAGCGCCCTGGTTTCGCCGCCGGGCAGCACATCGGTTCCGAACGTCAACGTGCTTCCCGCGACCGACGCGAATATGTCGTCCGCCTCGCCGCCATCGCTCGCATCGTCATCCTCCACCGTATTGGCGGTGCTGCAATTCGCGCCCGATCGCATCGATCCGGCGGTGTAGGTGCTGTCTGCCGGAAGCGTATCGTTGGCGGTCACGCTGGTTGCCGAGCCATTGCCGACATTGGATATCAGTATGCAATAGCTCAAGGTTGCGCCGGGCAGATGAAATTCATCGGTAGGTCCAGCGAAATTATCGTCCACCAGGGTACTTACCTTTGTGACGGTCAACTGTGCGCTCACTTCGCAGATCGAGATCGAGCCATCCATTTGGATCGCCTGTCCGTCCGGATCGTCCGGCGCGATCGAATGGTTGCCATATTCCAGGATGACCTGGTTGATCGGCTCGTCAAACGTCACATAAACATCTGCGGCGGTGGATTGCTGCCCGGACGGAACATCGCCGAACGCGCTGTTGCCGACCACGTAATTGGCCGTGCCCGCCGTAAGGGTCGGTATGACGGACACCGCTCCGCGCCGCCCGGTTACGGTGATCTTGTCGGCAAAATCCTCCGATCCGAAATCCACGTCGATGACCTTCAGCTGCAGGCCATCGACCACGCCGCCCAGCGTGATAGTGGTGGTGGAAACCTGCTGCGCGTTGTCGAAATCGATCGCCTTGGAAAGCGTCGTGGTGCCCTGAACCTGATTGGTCAGTGCCGGATGCTGTCCGCCAAGTCCGGCGATATTCATCCAGCCGACCGGGCTGAACAGCTGCCAGCGAATGGTATCGACACCCGCCAGATTATAAGTCCTGTCGGTATCGCCATCGTTCCAGGTCTGCCCGGTCCAGTTGAAGGTAACCGCGTTGCCGGGGCAGACGAGCGTTGGCGGAGTTCCTGCCGTGCGGGAGCCCGAGGTGGTTACTGTAACAGAGGCCTGATCGTCCTCGCCCGCGGAGTTATTCCCCGGGGTGGAGTCGGAATCCGGCTGGTTGGATGTCTGCACCTGCGCGGTATTGGTCAGGCTGCCGGTCGGCCCCACCAGCATCCGCGCCTGTATCTGAATCTGCCGCGTTTGGTTCGGCGCAATCGTGGACGGCGTCCATATCCCGGTGGTGGAATTATAGGTGCCATCGCCGCTGGCACTGACAAACACCAGCCCTGCGGGCAGTTGGTCGAGCACGGTGGCGGTCGCGGTCTGGCTGGAGGCGGCACTGTTGGTTAGGCTCAAGGTGAAGGTGACGACCGAATTATAGGCTGGCGCAGTGGTGCTGGCCGTCTTGGTCAGCGACAGATCGGCAAAATTGGTTAGCGGCGCCGTCAGATAAAGCTCGGAATGAAAGAAAGTGCCATTATCCTCGCTCGGGAAGATATCGCACAGTTCCAGTATCCACGTGCCTTGGCTCGTCTTGCCGTTAAAGGTCGATAGCGGATTGTTCGGAATGAAATTGTGCTCAAACCCGCCATTTACCGCGCCAGTCTGGTGGTTGGTGGTGTTGCCATCCGTATTGACCGTGTCCGTACCGCCATCGTTCAGGCGAAAATTGAAATTGTCGCCCCGGACATTGCCATTCCCGCTGACAAGCTGCACGCGCGTGCCGTCAGGATGCTCCAGAGTCGCGCGAATGTCACCGCGCCACGTATGGCTGCCGCGCATGCCGATATCGACATCGCCCAGCGTGATACTCTCGCCCGCTGGAACAACATAGTTGCGCGTCAAAGGGTTGGTGCAGGTCGTGTTGCCGTCGATTGCGCCATTGGTGGTGTTTACATAGGTGAAGCTTTGCTGCGCAGATGCCGGCGCGGCCAGCATTATCGCAGCCGCGCCGGCGGCGATTACTGCCGCCAGCACGCGAAAAACGGGGTAGAATGCGACCTGCCAAACCATCGCATGCTGGTTAGGCAGGCTATGGTTAACAAGGCGTAAGCTTTCGCCTGCGTTACGAGACTTTACACCAATCATCGTCCGCGCCCTAGAAAGCCGAAGCTGTCTGCATCGAATTTAAGGCGGATGCTGGCGAACAGCCCTTGGTCGGTGGTGCGCGCTGCGGAGAAATCCGGATCGCGGTATCCGATCACATTATAACCCACGCTCACAAACACATTGTCTGCCGGAACGAAGCCGATTTCCGGGCCGACGGAGAAGCTGGTCACACCGCTATCCACATTGTGGCGCACGCTGGCGCGGCCGCCCACTTCGATACGCTCTCCAAGACCGATCCGTGCATCGACGCCGCCGATCACGGTGGTGCCGGAAAGGTCGAAGCCTTCGAACTGGTCGAAATTATGCCTCACACCTGCAAACAGGCCGACTTCGCTGCGCTGGCTGCTGGTGTCTTCGTCGGTCGGCGTCCAGTTGGCCGCGACACTGGCGATTACGCGGCGCGACTTGGCATCGCCGGTCACGATAAGCGCGCTTTGCCCGACCGGGCCAGCTTCGCCTGCCACCGCGCCGGTCACCGCATCGCCGCGATATTCCAGCTTGGACAGGAATACGAAATCGCTGTCATCCGGGCGATGGGCGAGGCTGAATGCAGCGTCCAGAACCTCGGTAGATGCGCGGTTGGGCGATGTCGCTTCGGTCCAGGTGAAGCCGCCGCCCGCCACGCTGCCATTGCCGAGCTCGCGGATGGCAGCGAAGGTTACCCCGGCGCGATTGGCGAACTCGCCATCGCGATATTCCCCGCGCGCCCGGGCGTTC comes from Alteripontixanthobacter sp. and encodes:
- a CDS encoding SDR family oxidoreductase, which codes for MPGAEAEMEDKPEWEPRYRGSDRLAGKVAIVTGADSGIGRAVAVLFAREGADIVIVYFADEETRDAQKTRSIVESEGRKAICMQGDLGRKDFADKVVAQTIDTFGRLDVLVNNAGEQHPDDSIENITEEQLRRTFQTNIYSMFFLVQAARPHLGKGSAIINSTSVTMYKGSDNLLDYSATKGAITAFTRSLSENLIEDGIRVNAVAPGPIWTPLNPYGGQPPEAMDDFGEGTPMGRPGQPNEVAPAFLFLACQDSSYMSGQVLHPNGGIIVGG
- a CDS encoding cation:proton antiporter, with translation MHEGVSSLILGLFGLLMIAVLMLPVARRVGIPYTVFLSIIGIGLGLSLGFAQAYDLGIASDFLAAAGSFGLTSEIVFFIFLPALVFESALAIDIRRLIADIRPILILAILGLLISTFLVGGAIWSVAGMPFVVCLLLGAILSATDPVAVVAIFKDLGAPKRLAVLVEGESLFNDATAIVLFNILAAMILTGADASIGDGALSFLTVFIGGSLVGLVLSWIYIKAIEKVRNMALVEVTLTISLAYLSFLIAEHYLHVSGVMATVTSALVVGSKGRTSISSDGWHLLEETWETLGFWANSLIFILVGLAVPVILASISADYWLVLAVALVAAFLARGLLTHGLIPLIAFLRLGIPVSNGFRTVMWWGGLRGAVSLALALAVYENSEFPIEIRQFIVTLVCGFVLFTLFVNAPTVGMVMKFFRLDQLSPSDKVVRNRAIQTSIDTIAADLPKLAARQGITPGTAQMVADDYDTKARASASSEDHLNDEDWLKIGLLSLIGQERQEYLDQYAAGHISSSVAQVLLGGVDDIRDQTKANGLAGWEKSTVQALDFDWQFRLAMALHRRLQITRPLARQLANRLEKLRTMSLVTLELVDHGLAQIEQIVPADMLPRLARILKQRAELIGQAQSALREQYPDYANQLDQRYLERCAIRQERESYNRLHKGSVIGGELHLSLSGQLDARYAELSKQPALDIGLSPSELVAKVPLFRSLPQQQQIAIAHLLRSRLAVPGEQIIRKGEEGAGMFFVSSGALRVDLGQNSVVVGSGAFLGEMALVSGEKRVADVFSLGFSELLELSRAEFRAMMELNPDISAAIEAVAQERQAILSEET
- the ribB gene encoding 3,4-dihydroxy-2-butanone-4-phosphate synthase, which gives rise to MQNETISRVRAIVEDGTISRTALARAAGLHPNSLRECLNDGWNPTIETLGKLEGFLAENDDTPVMVGPEEIIEEARNGRMFVLVDDEDRENEGDLVIPAQMATPAAINFMAKHGRGLICLSLTKQRVQQLGIGMMSANNRTAHETAFTTSIEAREGVTTGISAADRARTVSVAIDGTKSADDIVTPGHVFPLMARDGGVLVRAGHTEAAVDISRLAGLNPSGVICEIMNEDGTMARMDDLIAFARRHDLKMGTIRDLIAYRREHDHLIERRAERNFESRHGGMWKAVAFFNKATGEETLAMVKGTVDPDKPTLVRMHSLALLPDIFAEQSERGGMLEKSMDIIGEEGSGVVVLINRADRNYVSNALTAPNPPSPAQSGDDPPEQRNYGGGAQILADLGVRDMVLLTNTKHSMVALEGYGLSIVGERPIA
- a CDS encoding proprotein convertase P-domain-containing protein, which gives rise to MVWQVAFYPVFRVLAAVIAAGAAAIMLAAPASAQQSFTYVNTTNGAIDGNTTCTNPLTRNYVVPAGESITLGDVDIGMRGSHTWRGDIRATLEHPDGTRVQLVSGNGNVRGDNFNFRLNDGGTDTVNTDGNTTNHQTGAVNGGFEHNFIPNNPLSTFNGKTSQGTWILELCDIFPSEDNGTFFHSELYLTAPLTNFADLSLTKTASTTAPAYNSVVTFTLSLTNSAASSQTATATVLDQLPAGLVFVSASGDGTYNSTTGIWTPSTIAPNQTRQIQIQARMLVGPTGSLTNTAQVQTSNQPDSDSTPGNNSAGEDDQASVTVTTSGSRTAGTPPTLVCPGNAVTFNWTGQTWNDGDTDRTYNLAGVDTIRWQLFSPVGWMNIAGLGGQHPALTNQVQGTTTLSKAIDFDNAQQVSTTTITLGGVVDGLQLKVIDVDFGSEDFADKITVTGRRGAVSVIPTLTAGTANYVVGNSAFGDVPSGQQSTAADVYVTFDEPINQVILEYGNHSIAPDDPDGQAIQMDGSISICEVSAQLTVTKVSTLVDDNFAGPTDEFHLPGATLSYCILISNVGNGSATSVTANDTLPADSTYTAGSMRSGANCSTANTVEDDDASDGGEADDIFASVAGSTLTFGTDVLPGGETRALTFTATIN